A DNA window from Ornithinimicrobium humiphilum contains the following coding sequences:
- a CDS encoding nucleotide sugar dehydrogenase, whose protein sequence is MAVDAVILGLGYVGLPLAQEATRAGKKVLGFDINTGVVDALNAGRSHVDDLSDADIAEMIAGGFEATTDESRIAEAKVAVICVPTPLSEEGGPDLRAVESAVDAVARNLRPGMLVILESTTYPGTTDEVVRPKLEAGGLVAGVDFNLAFSPERIDPGNEKFGAKNTPKVVGGHTPACSDAAAAFYGAFVDTVVRARGTREAETAKLLENTYRHINIALVNEMARFCHELGIDLWDVIEAASSKPFGFQAFYPGPGVGGHCIPIDPNYLSHNVRAKLGYPFRFVELAQEINTQMPAYVVSRAQDLLNTAAKPLKGSSVLLLGVTYKPNIADQRESPAVPLARQLLAKGAVVRYHDPHVSDWRAVPDAQRVEDAASAAAEADLTILVQNHREYDLAALASGARLFFDTRGKVQPGERVHRL, encoded by the coding sequence GTGGCTGTGGACGCCGTCATTCTCGGCCTGGGGTATGTGGGCCTGCCGTTGGCGCAGGAGGCGACCCGGGCGGGCAAGAAGGTCCTGGGCTTCGACATCAACACGGGCGTGGTCGATGCGTTGAACGCGGGGCGTTCGCACGTGGACGACCTGTCGGACGCTGACATCGCCGAGATGATCGCCGGGGGGTTCGAGGCCACGACGGATGAGTCGCGGATCGCCGAGGCGAAGGTCGCGGTGATCTGCGTGCCGACGCCGTTGTCGGAGGAGGGTGGTCCGGACCTGCGGGCGGTGGAGTCCGCGGTGGACGCGGTCGCGCGGAACCTGCGTCCGGGGATGCTGGTGATCCTGGAGTCCACGACCTACCCGGGCACGACGGACGAGGTGGTGCGGCCCAAGCTGGAGGCTGGTGGGCTGGTCGCGGGTGTGGACTTCAACCTGGCGTTCTCCCCGGAGCGGATCGACCCGGGGAACGAGAAGTTCGGGGCGAAGAACACCCCGAAGGTGGTGGGTGGTCACACCCCGGCGTGCAGCGACGCGGCGGCGGCGTTCTACGGCGCGTTCGTGGACACGGTGGTGCGGGCGCGGGGCACGCGTGAGGCGGAGACGGCCAAGCTGCTGGAGAACACCTACCGGCACATCAACATCGCGTTGGTGAACGAGATGGCGCGGTTCTGCCACGAGCTGGGTATCGACCTGTGGGACGTGATCGAGGCCGCGTCCTCGAAGCCGTTCGGGTTCCAGGCGTTCTACCCGGGTCCGGGCGTGGGTGGGCACTGCATCCCGATCGACCCGAACTACCTGTCGCACAATGTGCGGGCGAAGCTGGGGTACCCGTTCCGGTTCGTGGAGCTGGCGCAGGAGATCAACACCCAGATGCCGGCCTACGTGGTCTCGCGGGCGCAGGACCTGCTGAACACCGCGGCCAAGCCGTTGAAGGGTTCGTCGGTGCTGCTGCTGGGTGTGACGTACAAGCCGAACATCGCCGACCAGCGTGAGTCGCCGGCGGTGCCGTTGGCCAGGCAGCTGCTGGCCAAGGGTGCGGTGGTGCGCTACCACGACCCGCACGTGTCCGACTGGCGCGCGGTGCCGGACGCCCAGCGCGTGGAGGACGCCGCGTCCGCGGCGGCCGAGGCCGACCTGACGATCCTGGTGCAGAACCACCGCGAGTACGACCTGGCGGCCCTGGCCTCCGGCGCCCGCCTGTTCTTCGACACCCGCGGCAAGGTCCAGCCCGGCGAGAGGGTCCACCGGCTGTGA
- a CDS encoding glycosyltransferase: MAVTALDFPHTVGVLDAPPVDEVGGVRYVHLLRDEIPSSEPWDAYLDAYATALAPVVAAEDPDLIHVHSGNRGYEAALVALAVGRALDLPVVYEVRGFFESLWSSDTAWAEQAEVYRRRHAQEARCMREAAAVVTLSESMKDDIVGRGIPAEHVHVVPNGVDPTVFVPRERDDELTARLGLEDRFVFGYVSNLDHYREGQELLVDAAVELRRRGVPATALIVGDGNRRELLEAHAREVGAGDAVHFTGKVPHTEVGDYYAQLDVFVIPRIDERAARLVTPLKPYEAMALSVPLVVSDLPALREITGDGERGETFTTGDARSLADVLQRLHEDPERRARHAATAREWVVTERDWARNGERYGAIYSSVLTPSS; encoded by the coding sequence GTGGCCGTCACCGCGCTCGACTTCCCACACACGGTCGGCGTCCTCGACGCCCCGCCGGTCGACGAGGTCGGGGGCGTCCGCTACGTCCACCTGCTCCGCGACGAGATCCCGTCGTCCGAGCCGTGGGACGCCTACCTCGACGCCTACGCCACGGCCCTGGCCCCCGTCGTCGCCGCGGAGGACCCCGACCTGATCCACGTCCACTCCGGCAACCGCGGCTACGAGGCCGCCCTGGTGGCGCTGGCCGTGGGCCGCGCCCTGGACCTGCCCGTGGTCTACGAGGTCCGCGGCTTCTTCGAGTCGCTGTGGAGCTCCGACACCGCCTGGGCCGAGCAGGCGGAGGTCTACCGGCGCCGCCACGCGCAGGAGGCCCGGTGCATGCGCGAGGCGGCCGCCGTGGTGACCCTCAGCGAGTCGATGAAGGACGACATCGTCGGCCGCGGCATCCCCGCCGAGCACGTGCACGTCGTGCCCAACGGCGTCGACCCGACCGTCTTCGTCCCCCGCGAGCGCGACGACGAGCTCACGGCCCGGCTGGGCCTGGAGGACCGGTTCGTCTTCGGCTACGTCTCCAACCTGGACCACTACCGCGAGGGCCAGGAGCTGCTCGTCGACGCGGCCGTCGAGCTGCGCCGCCGGGGCGTGCCCGCCACCGCGCTGATCGTCGGTGACGGCAACCGTCGCGAGCTGCTGGAGGCGCACGCCCGCGAGGTCGGCGCCGGCGACGCCGTGCACTTCACCGGCAAGGTGCCGCACACCGAGGTGGGCGACTACTACGCCCAGCTCGACGTCTTCGTGATCCCGCGCATCGACGAGCGCGCCGCCCGCCTCGTCACCCCGCTCAAGCCCTACGAGGCGATGGCCCTGTCGGTGCCGCTCGTCGTCTCCGACCTCCCGGCGCTGCGGGAGATCACCGGTGACGGCGAGCGCGGCGAGACCTTCACCACCGGTGACGCCCGCTCGCTCGCCGACGTGCTGCAGCGGCTGCACGAGGATCCCGAGCGCCGCGCCCGGCACGCCGCCACGGCCCGTGAGTGGGTCGTGACGGAGCGTGACTGGGCGCGCAACGGGGAGCGCTACGGGGCGATCTACTCCTCGGTGCTGACGCCCAGCAGCTGA
- a CDS encoding glycosyltransferase family A protein: MTSAPDDLAAAAAGALPPGEDVVEAMERFALRTRSPLAADTLARAATGGTRALDALLADAAADPALVLDPAWGAATARVLALGPRPDAWDRAAEVYTALLRTVPAAALGRRAVTTWAQLLLRLGRDDELRALLADPGVGLADVDRWALRTDLANPWREGAAGPVSPSAEREWAATFNEVHAADDLEPVELLPDGDTAYQRLSATPRSTVDGELVTVLMSAYRPDRDILMAARSVLASSWTNLELLVVDDASPPGSEALLEEVEALDERVRVVRAPRNAGTYEARNLALGTARGRWLTFQDSDDWTHPRRVEAQVRALQERPGLVSCRTWTLRAYPDLTLTYVGYPPERLNASSLLLDRLETVRLVGGFDATRKSGDMELPLRLRAVRPGSHRDLRHPAPLAVTQLRSGSLSRTDAVPGWTRWTRLAYRDLYVEWHRRIAADRADAVLPGSRRPFPLPDPTWAPDRPATPPTPREHDVVVLGDLRADQPRSRATTALATALAGTSPRVALAHVEVPDPLLAARPDLLAEASAAVVDGRVALTDAGEPEHAAVLVVDGPAALLHLPEARLAVDEVLVLADAPPAPGSWTVDAVEQRSQELFGHRPRWAVRGEPSGELRELLAQERLLPAGLATVVDLDAAPPRPRPRTGVPGGDRVVVGHHLPDARARWPRTADEVRDAYLGEHLDVRSLRGTKTPTAALGRPLPPPSWLSLARTGMTVREFLGSLDVFVYQGTWDAAAEVATLEALAAGLPCVLPPEAAGSLADATDLPDPPVRLVPPAAVPAAVDELLRGTAEPAAVPRSRLAAWTRALRTLTTPTETARGALV, translated from the coding sequence GTGACCTCCGCCCCCGACGACCTGGCCGCCGCGGCGGCGGGTGCCCTGCCCCCCGGCGAGGACGTCGTGGAGGCGATGGAACGCTTCGCCCTGCGCACCCGCAGCCCGCTCGCCGCCGACACCCTCGCGCGCGCCGCGACCGGCGGGACCCGCGCCCTCGACGCGCTGCTCGCCGATGCCGCCGCCGACCCGGCGCTGGTCCTCGACCCCGCCTGGGGCGCGGCCACCGCCCGCGTGCTGGCCCTCGGTCCGCGTCCCGACGCCTGGGACCGTGCGGCCGAGGTCTACACGGCCCTCCTCCGCACGGTCCCCGCGGCCGCGCTCGGGCGCCGCGCCGTCACGACCTGGGCCCAGCTGCTGCTGCGGCTGGGCCGCGACGACGAGCTGCGGGCCCTGCTCGCCGACCCCGGTGTCGGCCTGGCCGACGTCGACCGGTGGGCGCTGCGGACCGACCTGGCCAACCCGTGGCGGGAGGGTGCCGCCGGCCCGGTCTCCCCCTCGGCCGAGAGGGAGTGGGCCGCGACCTTCAACGAGGTCCACGCCGCGGACGACCTCGAGCCGGTGGAGCTCCTGCCCGACGGCGACACGGCATACCAGCGGCTCTCCGCCACCCCGCGGAGCACGGTCGACGGGGAGCTGGTGACCGTGCTCATGTCGGCCTACCGCCCCGATCGCGACATCCTCATGGCGGCGCGCTCCGTCCTGGCCTCGAGCTGGACCAACCTCGAGCTGCTCGTCGTCGACGACGCCTCGCCCCCCGGCTCGGAGGCGCTGCTCGAGGAGGTGGAGGCCCTCGACGAGCGGGTGCGCGTGGTCCGCGCCCCGCGCAACGCCGGCACCTACGAGGCGCGCAACCTGGCACTGGGCACCGCGCGGGGCCGCTGGCTCACCTTCCAGGACAGCGACGACTGGACCCACCCGCGGCGGGTGGAGGCGCAGGTCCGGGCCCTGCAGGAGCGGCCGGGCCTCGTCTCCTGCCGCACCTGGACGCTGCGTGCCTATCCCGACCTCACCCTGACCTACGTCGGCTACCCGCCGGAGCGGCTCAACGCCTCCTCCCTGCTGCTCGACCGGCTCGAGACGGTCCGCCTGGTGGGCGGCTTCGACGCCACCCGCAAGTCCGGCGACATGGAGCTGCCGCTGCGGCTCAGGGCCGTGCGCCCCGGCAGCCACCGCGACCTGCGCCACCCCGCACCGCTGGCCGTCACCCAGCTGCGCAGCGGCTCGTTGTCGCGCACCGATGCCGTCCCCGGGTGGACGCGCTGGACCCGCCTGGCCTACCGCGACCTCTACGTCGAGTGGCACCGCCGGATCGCCGCCGACCGCGCCGACGCCGTGCTGCCGGGATCCCGCCGACCGTTCCCCCTGCCCGATCCCACCTGGGCCCCCGACCGTCCCGCGACGCCCCCCACGCCCCGCGAGCACGACGTCGTGGTGCTGGGCGACCTGCGGGCCGACCAGCCGCGGTCGCGGGCCACCACGGCACTGGCGACCGCGCTCGCCGGCACGAGCCCGCGCGTCGCGCTGGCCCACGTCGAGGTGCCCGACCCGCTCCTGGCCGCGCGTCCCGACCTGCTGGCCGAGGCCAGCGCCGCAGTCGTCGACGGCCGGGTCGCGCTGACCGACGCCGGCGAGCCCGAGCACGCCGCGGTCCTCGTCGTCGACGGGCCGGCCGCCCTGCTCCACCTGCCCGAGGCCCGCCTCGCCGTGGACGAGGTCCTGGTCCTCGCGGACGCCCCGCCGGCTCCCGGGAGCTGGACGGTGGACGCGGTCGAGCAGCGCTCGCAGGAGCTCTTCGGCCACCGCCCCCGGTGGGCCGTGCGGGGCGAGCCGTCGGGGGAGCTGCGCGAGCTCCTCGCGCAGGAGCGGCTGCTCCCGGCCGGCCTCGCCACCGTCGTCGACCTCGACGCCGCGCCGCCGCGGCCGCGTCCGCGGACCGGCGTGCCCGGCGGGGACCGCGTCGTCGTCGGGCACCACCTTCCCGACGCCCGGGCGCGCTGGCCGCGCACCGCCGACGAGGTGCGCGACGCCTACCTCGGCGAGCACCTCGACGTCCGGTCGCTCCGCGGGACGAAGACCCCGACCGCGGCCCTCGGGCGCCCGCTGCCGCCCCCGTCCTGGCTGTCGCTGGCCCGGACCGGGATGACCGTGCGCGAGTTCCTCGGGTCCCTCGACGTCTTCGTCTACCAGGGCACCTGGGACGCCGCGGCCGAGGTCGCGACCCTGGAGGCGCTCGCCGCCGGTCTGCCGTGCGTCCTCCCGCCCGAGGCGGCCGGCTCGCTCGCCGACGCCACCGACCTGCCCGACCCACCCGTCCGCCTCGTCCCGCCCGCGGCCGTCCCCGCCGCGGTCGACGAGCTGCTGCGGGGCACCGCGGAGCCCGCCGCCGTCCCGCGGTCGCGGCTGGCGGCCTGGACCCGGGCCCTCCGCACCCTGACCACCCCGACCGAGACCGCTCGAGGAGCACTCGTATGA
- a CDS encoding glycosyltransferase, giving the protein MTGGDPARAPGTGRRALVVTVVHHPHDARIRHRQIPALLAAGWQVTYAAPWGDYDLAPDAAVPGLTAVEVRRARGRHRLAAQRSARELLRRLGPDHDVVLLHDPELVPTTVGLRLPPVVWDVHEDTAAAVSVRPWVPDRLRPVVARAVSGVERLAERRMALLLADEHYAARFRSEHPVVLNTTTVPADPPPAATTDADGALRVVYLGSVTVERGARELAAIGRRLRAVAGDRVVLQVVGPAHGEAEEVLRTARDEGALRWEGFVASDRALAMLGGALAGLSPLHDTANFRPSVPTKIVEYMAWGIPVVSTPLPLATSLVERSGGGVLVPFGDVDRTVEQLLAWADDPALAREVGRRGHDYALARLDWSTQAPAFVAALQQVADAGARS; this is encoded by the coding sequence GTGACGGGCGGGGACCCGGCCCGCGCCCCCGGCACGGGACGGCGCGCACTCGTGGTCACCGTCGTGCACCACCCGCACGACGCGCGCATCCGTCACCGGCAGATCCCCGCGCTGCTCGCCGCGGGCTGGCAGGTCACCTACGCCGCCCCCTGGGGGGACTACGACCTCGCCCCCGACGCCGCCGTCCCCGGGCTGACCGCGGTCGAGGTCCGGCGCGCCCGTGGTCGCCACCGGCTCGCGGCCCAGCGCTCCGCGCGCGAGCTGCTCCGGCGGCTGGGGCCGGACCACGACGTCGTCCTGCTCCACGACCCCGAGCTGGTCCCGACCACGGTGGGCCTGCGCCTGCCGCCCGTCGTGTGGGACGTGCACGAGGACACCGCGGCCGCCGTCAGCGTGCGGCCGTGGGTGCCGGACCGGCTCCGTCCCGTGGTCGCCCGGGCGGTCAGCGGGGTGGAGCGGCTGGCCGAGCGGCGCATGGCGCTCCTGCTCGCCGACGAGCACTACGCCGCGCGGTTCCGCTCCGAGCACCCCGTCGTGCTCAACACCACGACCGTCCCGGCAGATCCGCCCCCGGCCGCGACGACGGACGCCGACGGCGCCCTGCGCGTCGTCTACCTCGGCAGCGTCACGGTCGAGCGTGGCGCCCGGGAGCTGGCCGCCATCGGCCGACGCCTGAGGGCGGTCGCCGGCGACCGGGTCGTGCTCCAGGTCGTCGGACCGGCCCACGGGGAGGCCGAGGAGGTGCTGCGCACCGCCCGTGACGAGGGCGCCCTGCGCTGGGAGGGCTTCGTCGCCAGCGACCGCGCCCTGGCCATGCTCGGGGGCGCGCTGGCGGGCCTGTCTCCTCTGCACGACACCGCCAACTTCCGGCCGAGCGTGCCGACCAAGATCGTCGAGTACATGGCCTGGGGGATCCCCGTCGTCAGCACCCCCCTGCCCCTCGCCACGTCGCTCGTCGAGCGCAGCGGCGGCGGCGTGCTCGTGCCCTTCGGCGACGTCGACCGGACGGTCGAGCAGCTGCTGGCCTGGGCCGACGACCCGGCCCTCGCCCGCGAGGTGGGCCGACGCGGCCACGACTACGCCCTCGCGCGGCTCGACTGGTCGACCCAGGCGCCGGCCTTCGTGGCGGCGCTGCAGCAGGTCGCCGACGCAGGGGCACGGTCGTGA
- a CDS encoding ABC transporter permease: MTDLGPDPTRLPEALSAQEAEALAARHGLRLVGVRPSMGAYLKDIWHYRHLAWSMARGEFVSEHRDNYLGLVWAVLNPILLGVAYYLIFGVLLGLKRDVGNFIAFLTIGLFTFVFFSAALTSGAKALVGKVSMMRSLAFPRVLLPAVVVLSNFVSNIPAFLVLLLIAVLTGEPITWSWLLFPVALGIVGVMGLGMAMIVSRVVHAARDLANLVPLIVRLLRYVSGVFFSIEARVAAIDDPPVWIGPLLEYQPAAVALTVVRQTLMSDMPLRAADWIAAGGWAIFFLVAGFVVFWRAEGTYGRA; the protein is encoded by the coding sequence GTGACCGACCTGGGGCCTGACCCGACCCGGCTCCCCGAGGCACTCTCCGCGCAGGAGGCCGAGGCCCTCGCGGCCCGGCACGGGCTTCGTCTGGTCGGTGTCAGGCCCTCGATGGGCGCCTACCTCAAGGACATCTGGCACTACCGCCACCTCGCGTGGTCGATGGCCAGGGGCGAGTTCGTCAGCGAGCACCGGGACAACTACCTCGGCCTCGTGTGGGCCGTGCTCAACCCGATCCTGCTGGGTGTCGCCTACTACCTGATCTTCGGCGTCCTGCTCGGCCTGAAGCGCGACGTGGGCAACTTCATCGCCTTCCTGACCATCGGGCTGTTCACCTTCGTCTTCTTCTCAGCCGCGCTGACCTCGGGGGCCAAGGCTCTGGTCGGCAAGGTCTCGATGATGCGCTCCCTGGCCTTCCCCCGGGTGCTGCTGCCCGCCGTCGTGGTGCTCTCGAACTTCGTCTCCAACATCCCGGCGTTCCTGGTCCTGCTGCTCATCGCCGTCCTCACGGGGGAGCCGATCACCTGGTCGTGGCTGCTCTTCCCGGTCGCGCTGGGCATCGTCGGGGTGATGGGCCTGGGGATGGCCATGATCGTGTCGCGGGTGGTGCACGCCGCCCGCGACCTGGCCAACCTGGTGCCGTTGATCGTGCGGCTGCTCCGTTACGTCTCCGGTGTCTTCTTCTCCATCGAGGCCCGGGTGGCGGCGATCGACGACCCCCCGGTGTGGATCGGGCCGCTGCTGGAGTACCAGCCCGCCGCCGTCGCCCTGACCGTCGTGCGGCAGACCCTCATGAGCGACATGCCGCTCCGGGCCGCCGACTGGATCGCCGCGGGCGGCTGGGCGATCTTCTTCCTCGTCGCCGGCTTCGTCGTCTTCTGGCGGGCGGAGGGCACCTATGGCCGCGCCTGA
- a CDS encoding glycosyltransferase family 4 protein, with the protein MSLVRSVPRRVRAALLPAVRHLPRGVRPGPLARLGRDARVEVARRRIDTDPVGALADLEGELGPEAPPRVWRLAAQAAARAKRHDKVVELDVRGLERRYAGPGDALRLRRAAVATGDTERAQLALDYLLGLTPAKNGAVRKSAEALRHVDGSRLPRLVEWRERIARTHPALDLEPVDEAILQVRLRDQVERGADLAEILSEALVRPADTPRLVRALMGARRYDDLEELLRRLTPEQALTVPAETWRTLAQKATSTGWSELAGLAAQLALRAGTGTEDPATTARLEAMVAVGQDEARTMVEGWTPPVRGSVARPTDVDPLGVVSVLGQSLPLRSGGYATRSHGILTSLVDRGWHMNAVTRLGFPYDLWWKADDERVVAPVDVVDGVPYHRLLTEGVRSYPRTPLVPYVEEGARGIAKLAREKRAGLIHASSLYDVGMAGLLAAREVGVPFVYEMRGLKQLLESARQPRFAESPRSRYLDLLEGTVAREADALFVITEALGRQMVEMGVDPERITVVPNGVNAARFEPRERDEELAASLGLAGRTIIGYVGGLVHYEGLDLLFEAVARLRRERDDFHVLVVGDGAHQRALHRTVEQLGVGDLVTFTGRVPHEEVEAYLSLVDITPFPRKPLPVCELISPIKPFESMAMEKAVVASDVAALAEIVQDGVTGRLFAKGDADDLARVLGELVDDPEQRVRLGRSAREWVVAERDWSRITDAVDGVYRQLLGVSTEE; encoded by the coding sequence ATGAGCCTTGTCCGATCCGTCCCCCGCCGAGTCCGAGCGGCGCTGCTGCCCGCGGTGAGGCACCTGCCGCGGGGCGTGCGCCCCGGACCGCTCGCGCGGCTCGGCCGGGACGCCCGCGTCGAGGTCGCCCGCCGCCGGATCGACACGGACCCGGTGGGCGCCCTGGCCGACCTCGAGGGAGAGCTGGGGCCGGAGGCCCCGCCGCGCGTGTGGCGGCTGGCGGCCCAGGCCGCCGCCCGTGCCAAGCGTCACGACAAGGTGGTCGAGCTCGACGTCCGCGGGCTCGAGCGGCGCTACGCGGGCCCCGGCGACGCCCTGCGCCTGCGCCGGGCCGCCGTGGCGACCGGCGACACCGAGCGTGCCCAGCTGGCCCTCGACTACCTGCTCGGCCTCACTCCCGCCAAGAACGGCGCGGTGCGCAAGAGCGCCGAGGCGCTGCGGCACGTCGACGGGAGCCGGCTGCCCCGGTTGGTGGAGTGGCGCGAGCGGATCGCCCGCACGCATCCGGCGCTCGACCTCGAGCCGGTCGACGAGGCGATCCTGCAGGTGCGCCTGCGGGACCAGGTGGAGCGCGGCGCCGACCTCGCGGAGATCCTCTCCGAGGCGCTGGTCCGGCCCGCCGACACGCCCCGGCTGGTGCGGGCCCTGATGGGGGCCCGGCGCTACGACGACCTGGAGGAGCTGCTCCGCCGGCTCACCCCCGAGCAGGCCCTGACGGTGCCCGCGGAGACCTGGCGCACCCTGGCGCAGAAGGCCACCAGCACGGGCTGGAGCGAGCTGGCCGGCCTGGCCGCGCAGCTGGCCCTCCGGGCCGGGACGGGCACCGAGGACCCGGCGACCACGGCCAGGCTGGAGGCGATGGTCGCGGTGGGCCAGGACGAGGCCCGCACGATGGTGGAGGGCTGGACGCCTCCCGTCCGGGGGAGCGTCGCCCGGCCGACCGACGTCGACCCGCTCGGCGTGGTCTCGGTGCTGGGCCAGTCGCTGCCGCTGCGTTCCGGGGGCTACGCCACCCGCTCCCACGGCATCCTGACCAGCCTGGTCGACCGCGGCTGGCACATGAACGCCGTCACCCGCCTCGGCTTCCCCTACGACCTGTGGTGGAAGGCCGACGACGAGCGGGTCGTCGCCCCCGTGGACGTCGTCGACGGCGTGCCCTACCACCGCCTGCTCACCGAGGGGGTGCGGTCCTACCCGCGCACGCCGCTCGTGCCCTACGTGGAGGAGGGCGCCCGCGGCATCGCGAAGCTCGCCCGGGAGAAGCGGGCGGGCCTGATCCACGCCTCGAGCCTCTACGACGTCGGCATGGCCGGTCTGCTGGCCGCCCGCGAGGTCGGGGTGCCCTTCGTCTACGAGATGCGCGGTCTCAAGCAGCTGCTGGAGAGCGCGCGGCAGCCCCGCTTCGCCGAGTCGCCCCGCAGCCGTTACCTCGACCTGCTCGAGGGCACGGTGGCCCGCGAGGCCGACGCGCTCTTCGTCATCACCGAGGCGCTCGGCCGCCAGATGGTGGAGATGGGCGTGGACCCCGAGCGCATCACCGTGGTGCCCAACGGGGTCAACGCCGCCCGGTTCGAGCCGCGGGAGCGGGACGAGGAGCTCGCCGCCTCCCTGGGGCTCGCCGGCCGCACGATCATCGGCTACGTCGGCGGCCTGGTCCACTACGAGGGGCTCGACCTGCTCTTCGAGGCCGTGGCACGGCTGCGCCGCGAGCGCGACGACTTCCACGTGCTCGTCGTCGGCGACGGCGCCCACCAGCGCGCGCTGCACCGCACCGTCGAGCAGCTGGGCGTCGGTGACCTGGTCACCTTCACCGGCCGCGTGCCGCACGAGGAGGTGGAGGCCTACCTCTCCCTGGTCGACATCACCCCCTTCCCGCGCAAGCCGCTGCCGGTCTGCGAGCTCATCTCCCCGATCAAGCCGTTCGAGTCCATGGCGATGGAGAAGGCCGTCGTCGCCTCCGACGTCGCGGCGCTGGCCGAGATCGTCCAGGACGGCGTGACCGGGCGCCTCTTCGCCAAGGGCGACGCCGACGACCTGGCGCGCGTGCTCGGCGAGCTCGTGGACGACCCGGAGCAGCGGGTCCGCCTGGGACGTTCGGCGCGGGAGTGGGTCGTCGCCGAGCGTGACTGGAGCCGGATCACCGACGCCGTGGACGGGGTCTACCGTCAGCTGCTGGGCGTCAGCACCGAGGAGTAG
- a CDS encoding ABC transporter ATP-binding protein produces MAAPETAPTPGGDADGRVPSVVCSGVSITYRVYGVGREESDEEGALRRLLSRSTRGVGRREVHAVRDVSFVAYRGESIGIVGSNGSGKSTLLRTIAGLVPPTSGKLWLGGKAALLGVNAVLMPKLTGRENIWIGAQALGLTPGQVRAAFDDIVEFADIGDFLDLPMASYSSGMGARLRFAISTAVTPDILVVDEALSTGDAHFRAKANERITRIREQAGTVFIVSHSDKTIQTMCSRALWIDKGRLLADGDPVAVNGLYARKYGKHRHVWRERFEEARRLEETEGPEAARAYLARWDRSLDS; encoded by the coding sequence ATGGCCGCGCCTGAGACCGCCCCGACCCCCGGCGGCGACGCGGACGGCCGCGTGCCGTCGGTCGTGTGCTCCGGCGTCAGCATCACCTACCGGGTCTACGGCGTGGGCCGGGAGGAGTCCGACGAGGAGGGTGCCCTGCGGCGCCTGCTCAGCCGGAGCACCCGCGGGGTGGGCCGCCGCGAGGTGCACGCCGTGCGCGACGTGTCCTTCGTCGCCTACCGCGGCGAGTCGATCGGCATCGTCGGCAGCAACGGCTCGGGCAAGTCGACCCTGCTGCGCACCATCGCCGGACTCGTCCCGCCCACGTCCGGCAAGCTCTGGCTGGGCGGCAAGGCGGCGCTCCTCGGCGTCAACGCCGTCCTCATGCCCAAGCTGACCGGCCGCGAGAACATCTGGATCGGCGCCCAGGCGCTCGGGCTCACCCCCGGCCAGGTCCGGGCCGCCTTCGACGACATCGTCGAGTTCGCCGACATCGGCGACTTCCTCGACCTGCCGATGGCGTCCTACTCCTCCGGCATGGGCGCCCGGCTGCGGTTCGCCATCTCGACCGCGGTCACCCCGGACATCCTCGTCGTCGACGAGGCCCTGTCGACCGGTGACGCCCACTTCCGCGCCAAGGCCAACGAGCGGATCACCCGGATCCGCGAGCAGGCGGGCACCGTCTTCATCGTCAGCCACAGCGACAAGACGATCCAGACGATGTGCTCGCGGGCGCTGTGGATCGACAAGGGCCGGCTGCTCGCCGACGGCGATCCCGTCGCGGTCAACGGCCTCTACGCGCGCAAGTACGGCAAGCACCGCCACGTGTGGCGCGAACGCTTCGAGGAGGCGCGGCGCCTCGAGGAGACCGAGGGCCCCGAGGCGGCCCGGGCCTACCTGGCGCGCTGGGACCGGAGCCTGGACTCGTGA